A region from the Benincasa hispida cultivar B227 chromosome 10, ASM972705v1, whole genome shotgun sequence genome encodes:
- the LOC120089331 gene encoding cytochrome P450 89A2-like, which translates to MEIWFIVIISICICSFLGSIFTHFRSSTKLPPRPSSIPILTSFLFLRRSPLQIEYLLRSFIAKYGPIITLPIGTSAAVFIADRSLAHKALVLNGALFADRPPALPFSKVMTSNQHNISSAYYGPLWRLLRRNLNSQILHPSRVRSYSHARKWVLDILLNRLQSQSESGNPVSVIENFQHAMFCLLALMCFGDKFDESQIKKIEDVHRAMLLNFGRFSALDFLPKLSKIFLRKRWEEFSELRRNQEKVVIPLIESRRKENQNRENRGENKEELVVSYVDTLLDLELPDEDNRKLTDEEMVSICSEFLIAGTDTTSTALQWIMANLVKNPEIQNKLLAEMKGVMGDGSMEEVKEEDLEKLAYLKAVVLEGLRRHPPVHFVLPHAVKEDTMLEDYVIPKNVTVNFMIAETGWDPKVWEDPMEFKPERFTKAGEGGEGAFDITGNKEIKMMPFGAGRRMCPGFSLAILHLEYFVANLIWRFEWKAVDGDEVDLSEKLEFTVVMEKPLKANINPR; encoded by the coding sequence atggagatttggTTCATTGTCATCATCTCCATCTGCATTTGCTCTTTTCTCGGCTCCATTTTTACGCATTTCCGAAGCTCCACAAAGCTTCCACCACGCCCTTCTTCAATCCCCATCCTCACCAGTTTTCTATTTCTCCGCAGATCCCCACTCCAAATCGAATATCTACTCCGGAGTTTCATCGCAAAATATGGCCCCATCATTACCCTCCCCATCGGCACAAGCGCCGCCGTCTTCATCGCTGACCGCTCCCTCGCCCACAAGGCCCTCGTTCTCAACGGCGCTCTCTTCGCCGACCGTCCACCGGCGCTACCTTTTAGCAAGGTCATGACCTCCAACCAACACAACATCAGCTCTGCCTATTACGGCCCACTCTGGCGCCTCCTCCGCCGCAATCTCAATTCCCAAATCCTCCATCCTTCCCGTGTCAGGTCCTACAGTCATGCTCGCAAGTGGGTTTTGGATATTCTTCTCAATCGTCTTCAATCTCAGTCTGAATCGGGAAACCCTGTCTCAGTTATCGAGAATTTTCAGCACGCTATGTTCTGTTTGTTGGCGTTGATGTGCTTTGGGGATAAGTTTGATGAATCCCAGATCAAGAAAATTGAAGACGTGCATCGAGCTATGTTGTTGAATTTTGGGCGTTTCAGCGCCCTCGATTTCTTGCCGAAGTTGTCCAAGATTTTCCTCCGAAAACGTTGGGAGGAGTTTTCGGAACTGAGAAGAAACCAAGAGAAAGTCGTAATTCCTTTGATTGAATCAAGAAGGAAGGAAAACCAAAACAGAGAAAACCGAGGCGAAAATAAAGAAGAACTCGTGGTATCATATGTAGACACACTGCTTGATTTAGAGCTTCCCGATGAGGACAATAGAAAGCTTACTGATGAGGAGATGGTCAGCATATGCTCCGAGTTCCTCATCGCCGGCACTGATACAACCTCCACAGCCCTGCAATGGATAATGGCGAATTTAGTGAAAAACCCAGAGATTCAAAACAAGCTTTTGGCAGAGATGAAAGGAGTAATGGGAGATGGATCAATGGAGGAGGTGAAAGAAGAGGATTTGGAGAAACTTGCATATCTGAAAGCAGTGGTATTAGAAGGATTAAGAAGACACCCACCAGTGCATTTCGTGTTACCACACGCAGTGAAAGAAGATACAATGTTGGAAGATTATGTGATACCAAAGAATGTGACTGTAAATTTTATGATTGCGGAGACAGGTTGGGATCCAAAAGTGTGGGAAGATCCGATGGAATTCAAACCAGAGAGGTTCACGAAAGCCGGCGAAGGAGGAGAAGGTGCGTTTGATATAACCGGAAACAAAGAGATAAAGATGATGCCATTCGGAGCAGGGAGAAGGATGTGTCCTGGATTCAGTTTGGCGATTCTTCATTTGGAATATTTTGTTGCTAATTTGATTTGGCGATTTGAGTGGAAGGCCGTCGATGGAGATGAAGTGGATTTGTCGGAGAAGCTAGAGTTCACGGTGGTGATGGAAAAGCCTTTGAAAGCCAACATAAATCCCAGGTGA